Proteins from a genomic interval of Oncorhynchus mykiss isolate Arlee chromosome 21, USDA_OmykA_1.1, whole genome shotgun sequence:
- the LOC110500644 gene encoding HAUS augmin-like complex subunit 6 isoform X1, whose protein sequence is MSTLQRTNGKYLWWSLVGLGFQPEVAASSGASKANVKHIILGPNMFDKPNKDAFYIVTNFLLEKLNPARFHDAYRHCWPVLDHKADAEFRKVTCAWLRDLMDEQGSTVPKVVASLFLSPGGPKFVNLMLHLANHVMLHEMKTFSTDGTWVPEAAAAPASSVEMALKRFQLVKTRFLRGAVEQDLMLQEYQRQAQSRVKSLRDWRAEDAKYDDLHKRHKKVEQEGTPQADKIQKVRSLWSFMDGVLSTLEEERRVVESVIRGDVDQYTMDGTDLALKIPRVLLEQIEQLSHLSSVGSVYEAGQLNILCMLELLHQALVLLGEERTRVAGHTPIAQLHPFHLQERNLQMARAMEDLRVMRKRISKEEIPEVKSLIRKLEAEWDRKWADCLKRTPLTSFLNKDPALDFLFPMAPLSFEPATDASFKSSIFSQYPANLPEFPEEKPVATDSVPMETVTTMDYTLKSLYPPAVEMITSLPSVAIFPLTPLPALSESPLAVPAKAPSPSHLPASVRKTPRVSAVKKKAQILDSELDNLVNRFAEAVTPSPGNISLRGLELGDILDTLGEDPFSTRKQIPRTPESLILDVKSSWQRAVEEGEAQKACLSATFDCDNIRGCLMPLSEVHEASLGHDFSSLSTSLDPTNGCSTAAPQQASLMSTLSWDSSNMEALNSLSNNNVVQFSINQEVFPEQYSIDQETLPELPGNDSSLLTSINSRDISNTEEEELLLPHIPYLLPTETEPALLDARRRLDKIQQAFGEASFMDHRQGVPEPSLSQHDKRTLDARDRLMAATLETSATVEVTDKVFSLDLDTLESPSPPRTGQYNLPQLFTFSPIDDL, encoded by the exons ATGTCGACTCTTCAGAGAACGAACGGTAAATATCTGTGGTGGTCTCTTGTGGGTCTTGGATTTCAACCCGAAGTCGCAGCATCATCAGGAGCCAGCAAAGCCAATGTTAAACACATCATTCTTGGACC CAATATGTTTGACAAACCAAACAAGGACGCATTCTACATAGTTACCAATTTCCTGTTAGAAAAACTCAACCCCGCACGCTTCCACGATGCATACAG GCATTGCTGGCCAGTGTTGGACCACAAAGCAGATGCCGAATTCCGTAAGGTGACCTGTGCTTGGCTGCGAGATCTAATG GATGAGCAGGGGAGCACAGTTCCCAAAGTGGTGGCGTCACTATTCCTCTCGCCTGGTGGACCCAAGTTCGTCAACCTTATGCTCCATCTAGCCAATCATGTCATGTTGCATGAGATGAAGACATTTTCAACAG ATGGCACATGGGTCCCAGAGGCAGCGGCAGCCCCTGCCTCTTCTGTGGAAATGGCGCTGAAGCGGTTTCAGCTGGTCAAGACCAGATTCCTGAGAGGAGCTGTGGAACAGGACCTGATGCTGCAGGAGTACCAGAGACAGGCCCA GTCTCGAGTGAAGTCTTTGAGAGATTGGAGGGCTGAAGATGCAAAGTATGATGATTTGCATAA GCGTCACAAGAAAGTTGAACAGGAGGGAACCCCTCAAGCTGACAAGATTCAGAAG GTGCGCTCCTTGTGGTCATTCATGGACGGAGTGCTGTCCACCCTGGAGGAGGAGCGGCGGGTGGTGGAGAGTGTCATCAGGGGAGATGTGGACCAGTACACCATGGATGGGACGGACCTTGCCCTCAAAATCCCCCGGGTTCTGCTAGAGCAGATAGAGCAGTTATCCCACCTG TCGAGTGTGGGCAGTGTTTACGAGGCAGGCCAGCTGAACATCCTCTGTATGCTGGAGCTGCTCCACCAGGCTCTGGTCCTCCTAGGGGAGGAAAGGACCCGGGTGGCAGGACACACCCCCATTGCCCAGCTCCACCCTTTTCACCTGCAGGAGAGGAACCTACAGATGGCCCGTGCCATGGAGGATCTCCGAGTCATGAG GAAGAGGATTTCAAAGGAAGAAATTCCCGAGGTGAAGAGCCTCATCAGAAAGTTGGAGGCGGAGTGGGACCGGAAGTGGGCGGACTGTTTGAAACGCACGCCGCTGACCTCGTTCCTCAACAAGGATCCT gCCCTGGACTTTCTGTTCCCCATGGCTCCTCTGTCCTTTGAGCCGGCCACCGACGCCAGCTTCAAATCCAGCATCTTCTCTCAGTATCCGGCCAATCTACCCG AATTTCCTGAGGAGAAGCCTGTGGCGACTGACTCTGTTCCAATGGAGACCGTTACCACAATGGATTATACCCTCAAAAG CCTCTACCCTCCAGCTGTTGAGATGATTACATCTCTTCCTAGTGTGGCCATTTTCCCACTGACTCCCCTCCCTGCACTTTCTGAATCTCCTCTGGCTGTCCCTGCCAAAGCTCCCTCACCAAGCCACCTGCCG GCCAGTGTAAGGAAGACTCCTCGTGTTTCTGCAGTGAAGAAAAAGGCTCAGATCCTTGACTCTGAGTTGGACAACTTAGTAAATCGG TTTGCGGAGGCTGTGACCCCCAGCCCTGGCAACATAAGTTTACGAGGACTTGAGCTGGGAGACATACTCGATACTCTTGGCGAAGACCCTTTCTCCACCAGGAAGCAGATTCCACGCACCCCAGAGAGTTTGA ttTTGGATGTGAAGAGTTCCTGGCAAAGGGCGGTGGAGGAAGGGGAGGCTCAGAAGGCCTGCCTGTCTGCTACATTTGACTGCGACAACATCCGTGGGTGCCTCATGCCCCTCAGCGAGGTACATGAGGCCTCCCTTGGCCATGACTTTTCCTCCCTGAGCACAAGCCTGGATCCCACCAATGGGTGCAGTACTGCAGCCCCCCAGCAGGCTTCCCTCATGTCCACCCTGTCCTGGGACTCCTCCAACATGGAGGCCCTCAATAGCCTGAGCAACAACAACGTGGTCCAGTTCAGCATCAACCAAGAGGTGTTCCCTGAGCAGTACAGTATAGATCAGGAGACACTTCCCGAGCTGCCGGGCAACGACAGCAGCCTCCTGACCTCCATTAACTCCAGGGACATATCCAACACTGAGGAGGAAGAGCTGCTCCTCCCCCACATCCCCTATCTCCTCCCCACAGAGACTGAGCCAGCCCTGCTGGATGCACGCAGGCGTTTGGACAAGATCCAGCAGGCTTTTGGAGAGGCCTCCTTCATGGACCACCGCCAGGGGGTGCCAGAGCCCTCTCTCTCACAGCATGACAAGAGGACCCTGGACGCCAGAGACAGGCTGATGGCAGCAACACTGGAGACCTCAGCCACAGTGGAAGTGACGGACAAGGTCTTTTCCCTGGATCTGGACACTCTAGAGAGCCCCTCACCGCCAAGAACAGGGCAGTATAACCTCCCGCAACTGTTCACATTCTCCCCCATAGACGACCTGTAG
- the LOC110500645 gene encoding tripartite motif-containing protein 16 isoform X1, with protein sequence MAEQGVLLDQGQFCCSICLDLLKEPVTINCGHSYCSNCIEDSWDKDDPTGVYSCPQCRHTFSPRPALMKNSLLAMVVGNMKKTGLQATSPTLCFAGPGDVECDFCNGRKQKALKSCLVCLASYCETHLQPHYNVAPLMKHKLVKATTQLQDNICSHHDKLMEIFCRTDQQCICYLCTMDEHKGHDTVSITAEKTEKQKQIGTSQQKVNQRVQEREKELKELQQAVEFLSRSAQAAVEESERIFTELIDSIERRRSEMKELIVAQENSAVSQAEALMERLEQEITELKRREFELEKLTHTEDHIHFLESYQSLASPSVFSDLPTIDVCPLQYFEDVSEAVSNLREKLEGILKREWCRISTRVNLVDVLHPPEPKTRADFLQYSCRLTLDANTLYRQLFLSERNRKVKLKRKGYSYHSSPDRFTQLCQVLCREGLSGRCYWEVEWSGWKIYAGVSYKDISRSGPADDCQFGHNDKSWSLECCSNGYFFRHNNVKTEVARPQSSRVGVYLDHQAGTLSFYSVSDTMTLLHSVQTRFTQPLYPGFWLHCFKTTAELCELD encoded by the exons ATGGCTGAGCAGGGAGTTCTCCTGGACCAGGGCCAGTTCTGCTGCTCTATCTGCCTGGATTTACTGAAAGAGCCGGTCACTATCAACTGTGGACACAGTTACTGTAGCAACTGTATTGAGGACTCCTGGGATAAGGATGACCCAACGGGTGTCTACAGCTGTCCCCAGTGTAGACATACCTTCTCCCCAAGGCCTGCTCTGATGAAGAATAGCCTGCTAGCCATGGTGGTCGGGAACATGAAGAAGACAGGGCTCCAGGCTACTTCTCCTACTCTGTGCTTtgctggacctggagatgtggAATGTGATTTCTGCAATGGGAGGAAGCAGAAAGCTCTCAAGTCATGTCTGGTGTGTCTAGCCTCTTACTGCGAGACTCATCTCCAGCCTCACTATAATGTAGCTCCATTGATGAAGCACAAGCTGGTCAAAGCCACCACACAATTACAGGACAATATCTGCTCTCATCATGACAAACTGATGGAGATTTTCTGCCGGACCGACCAGCAGTGTATCTGTTATCTGTGTACCATGGATGAACATAAAGGCCATGATACAGTCTCAATCACTGCAGAAAAGACTGAGAAACAG AAGCAGATAGGGACAAGTCAGCAGAAGGTCAACCAGAGAGtccaggagagggagaaagagttgaAGGAACTGCAACAGGCTGTGGAGTTTCTCAGC CGCTCTGCACAGGCAGCAGTGGAAGAAAGTGAGAGGATCTTTACAGAGTTGATTGACTCCATCGAGAGAAGGCGCTCGGAGATGAAGGAACTGATCGTAGCCCAGGAGAATTCAGCTGTGAGTCAAGCTGAAGCCCTCATGGAGCGTTTGGAGCAGGAGATCACTGAGCTGAAGAGGAGAGAGTTTGAGCTGGAAAAGctgacacacacagaggatcacatCCATTTCCTGGAG agttatcagtctctcgcCAGTCCCAGTGTATTTTCAGACTTGCCCACCATCGACGTCTGTCCTCTTCAGTACTTTGAGGATGTGAGTGAGGCTGTGTCTAACCTGAGAGAGAAACTGGAGGGTATCTTGAAGAGAGAATGGTGCAGAATCTCCACCAGAG TGAATCTAGTGGATGTTCTACACCCACCCGAGCCCAAGACCAGAGCCGACTTCTTACAAT ATTCATGTCGGCTCACCCTGGACGCAAACACGTTATACAGACAACTCTTTCTGTCTGAGCGGAACAGAAAGGTGAAACTGAAGCGCAAAGGCTACTCCTACCACAGTAGTCCAGACAGATTCACTCAATTGTGTCAGGTGCTGTGCAGGGAAGGTCTGTctgggcgctgttactgggaggtggagtggagtgggtggAAGATTTATGCAGGAGTTTCGTATAAAGACATCAGCCGATCTGGGCCTGCAGATGATTGTCAATTTGGACACAATGACAAGTCCTGGAGTTTAGAGTGCTGTAGTAATGGTTACTTTTTCCGACATAATAATGTAAAGACTGAAGTGGCACGCCCTCAGTcctccagagtaggagtgtacctgGATCACCAGGCGggcactctgtccttctacagtgtCTCTGACACAATGACCCTCCTCCACAGTGTCCAGACCAGATTCACGCAGCCCCTCTATCCTGGGTTCTGGCTTCATTGCTTTAAGACCACAGCTGAGTTATGTGAGTTAGACTAG
- the LOC110500644 gene encoding HAUS augmin-like complex subunit 6 isoform X2: MSTLQRTNGKYLWWSLVGLGFQPEVAASSGASKANVKHIILGPNMFDKPNKDAFYIVTNFLLEKLNPARFHDAYRHCWPVLDHKADAEFRKVTCAWLRDLMDEQGSTVPKVVASLFLSPGGPKFVNLMLHLANHVMLHEMKTFSTDGTWVPEAAAAPASSVEMALKRFQLVKTRFLRGAVEQDLMLQEYQRQAQSRVKSLRDWRAEDAKYDDLHKRHKKVEQEGTPQADKIQKVRSLWSFMDGVLSTLEEERRVVESVIRGDVDQYTMDGTDLALKIPRVLLEQIEQLSHLSSVGSVYEAGQLNILCMLELLHQALVLLGEERTRVAGHTPIAQLHPFHLQERNLQMARAMEDLRVMRKRISKEEIPEVKSLIRKLEAEWDRKWADCLKRTPLTSFLNKDPALDFLFPMAPLSFEPATDASFKSSIFSQYPANLPEFPEEKPVATDSVPMETVTTMDYTLKSLYPPAVEMITSLPSVAIFPLTPLPALSESPLAVPAKAPSPSHLPFAEAVTPSPGNISLRGLELGDILDTLGEDPFSTRKQIPRTPESLILDVKSSWQRAVEEGEAQKACLSATFDCDNIRGCLMPLSEVHEASLGHDFSSLSTSLDPTNGCSTAAPQQASLMSTLSWDSSNMEALNSLSNNNVVQFSINQEVFPEQYSIDQETLPELPGNDSSLLTSINSRDISNTEEEELLLPHIPYLLPTETEPALLDARRRLDKIQQAFGEASFMDHRQGVPEPSLSQHDKRTLDARDRLMAATLETSATVEVTDKVFSLDLDTLESPSPPRTGQYNLPQLFTFSPIDDL, translated from the exons ATGTCGACTCTTCAGAGAACGAACGGTAAATATCTGTGGTGGTCTCTTGTGGGTCTTGGATTTCAACCCGAAGTCGCAGCATCATCAGGAGCCAGCAAAGCCAATGTTAAACACATCATTCTTGGACC CAATATGTTTGACAAACCAAACAAGGACGCATTCTACATAGTTACCAATTTCCTGTTAGAAAAACTCAACCCCGCACGCTTCCACGATGCATACAG GCATTGCTGGCCAGTGTTGGACCACAAAGCAGATGCCGAATTCCGTAAGGTGACCTGTGCTTGGCTGCGAGATCTAATG GATGAGCAGGGGAGCACAGTTCCCAAAGTGGTGGCGTCACTATTCCTCTCGCCTGGTGGACCCAAGTTCGTCAACCTTATGCTCCATCTAGCCAATCATGTCATGTTGCATGAGATGAAGACATTTTCAACAG ATGGCACATGGGTCCCAGAGGCAGCGGCAGCCCCTGCCTCTTCTGTGGAAATGGCGCTGAAGCGGTTTCAGCTGGTCAAGACCAGATTCCTGAGAGGAGCTGTGGAACAGGACCTGATGCTGCAGGAGTACCAGAGACAGGCCCA GTCTCGAGTGAAGTCTTTGAGAGATTGGAGGGCTGAAGATGCAAAGTATGATGATTTGCATAA GCGTCACAAGAAAGTTGAACAGGAGGGAACCCCTCAAGCTGACAAGATTCAGAAG GTGCGCTCCTTGTGGTCATTCATGGACGGAGTGCTGTCCACCCTGGAGGAGGAGCGGCGGGTGGTGGAGAGTGTCATCAGGGGAGATGTGGACCAGTACACCATGGATGGGACGGACCTTGCCCTCAAAATCCCCCGGGTTCTGCTAGAGCAGATAGAGCAGTTATCCCACCTG TCGAGTGTGGGCAGTGTTTACGAGGCAGGCCAGCTGAACATCCTCTGTATGCTGGAGCTGCTCCACCAGGCTCTGGTCCTCCTAGGGGAGGAAAGGACCCGGGTGGCAGGACACACCCCCATTGCCCAGCTCCACCCTTTTCACCTGCAGGAGAGGAACCTACAGATGGCCCGTGCCATGGAGGATCTCCGAGTCATGAG GAAGAGGATTTCAAAGGAAGAAATTCCCGAGGTGAAGAGCCTCATCAGAAAGTTGGAGGCGGAGTGGGACCGGAAGTGGGCGGACTGTTTGAAACGCACGCCGCTGACCTCGTTCCTCAACAAGGATCCT gCCCTGGACTTTCTGTTCCCCATGGCTCCTCTGTCCTTTGAGCCGGCCACCGACGCCAGCTTCAAATCCAGCATCTTCTCTCAGTATCCGGCCAATCTACCCG AATTTCCTGAGGAGAAGCCTGTGGCGACTGACTCTGTTCCAATGGAGACCGTTACCACAATGGATTATACCCTCAAAAG CCTCTACCCTCCAGCTGTTGAGATGATTACATCTCTTCCTAGTGTGGCCATTTTCCCACTGACTCCCCTCCCTGCACTTTCTGAATCTCCTCTGGCTGTCCCTGCCAAAGCTCCCTCACCAAGCCACCTGCCG TTTGCGGAGGCTGTGACCCCCAGCCCTGGCAACATAAGTTTACGAGGACTTGAGCTGGGAGACATACTCGATACTCTTGGCGAAGACCCTTTCTCCACCAGGAAGCAGATTCCACGCACCCCAGAGAGTTTGA ttTTGGATGTGAAGAGTTCCTGGCAAAGGGCGGTGGAGGAAGGGGAGGCTCAGAAGGCCTGCCTGTCTGCTACATTTGACTGCGACAACATCCGTGGGTGCCTCATGCCCCTCAGCGAGGTACATGAGGCCTCCCTTGGCCATGACTTTTCCTCCCTGAGCACAAGCCTGGATCCCACCAATGGGTGCAGTACTGCAGCCCCCCAGCAGGCTTCCCTCATGTCCACCCTGTCCTGGGACTCCTCCAACATGGAGGCCCTCAATAGCCTGAGCAACAACAACGTGGTCCAGTTCAGCATCAACCAAGAGGTGTTCCCTGAGCAGTACAGTATAGATCAGGAGACACTTCCCGAGCTGCCGGGCAACGACAGCAGCCTCCTGACCTCCATTAACTCCAGGGACATATCCAACACTGAGGAGGAAGAGCTGCTCCTCCCCCACATCCCCTATCTCCTCCCCACAGAGACTGAGCCAGCCCTGCTGGATGCACGCAGGCGTTTGGACAAGATCCAGCAGGCTTTTGGAGAGGCCTCCTTCATGGACCACCGCCAGGGGGTGCCAGAGCCCTCTCTCTCACAGCATGACAAGAGGACCCTGGACGCCAGAGACAGGCTGATGGCAGCAACACTGGAGACCTCAGCCACAGTGGAAGTGACGGACAAGGTCTTTTCCCTGGATCTGGACACTCTAGAGAGCCCCTCACCGCCAAGAACAGGGCAGTATAACCTCCCGCAACTGTTCACATTCTCCCCCATAGACGACCTGTAG
- the LOC110500645 gene encoding tripartite motif-containing protein 16 isoform X2 has product MAEQGVLLDQGQFCCSICLDLLKEPVTINCGHSYCSNCIEDSWDKDDPTGVYSCPQCRHTFSPRPALMKNSLLAMVVGNMKKTGLQATSPTLCFAGPGDVECDFCNGRKQKALKSCLVCLASYCETHLQPHYNVAPLMKHKLVKATTQLQDNICSHHDKLMEIFCRTDQQCICYLCTMDEHKGHDTVSITAEKTEKQKQIGTSQQKVNQRVQEREKELKELQQAVEFLSRSAQAAVEESERIFTELIDSIERRRSEMKELIVAQENSAVSQAEALMERLEQEITELKRREFELEKLTHTEDHIHFLEYFEDVSEAVSNLREKLEGILKREWCRISTRVNLVDVLHPPEPKTRADFLQYSCRLTLDANTLYRQLFLSERNRKVKLKRKGYSYHSSPDRFTQLCQVLCREGLSGRCYWEVEWSGWKIYAGVSYKDISRSGPADDCQFGHNDKSWSLECCSNGYFFRHNNVKTEVARPQSSRVGVYLDHQAGTLSFYSVSDTMTLLHSVQTRFTQPLYPGFWLHCFKTTAELCELD; this is encoded by the exons ATGGCTGAGCAGGGAGTTCTCCTGGACCAGGGCCAGTTCTGCTGCTCTATCTGCCTGGATTTACTGAAAGAGCCGGTCACTATCAACTGTGGACACAGTTACTGTAGCAACTGTATTGAGGACTCCTGGGATAAGGATGACCCAACGGGTGTCTACAGCTGTCCCCAGTGTAGACATACCTTCTCCCCAAGGCCTGCTCTGATGAAGAATAGCCTGCTAGCCATGGTGGTCGGGAACATGAAGAAGACAGGGCTCCAGGCTACTTCTCCTACTCTGTGCTTtgctggacctggagatgtggAATGTGATTTCTGCAATGGGAGGAAGCAGAAAGCTCTCAAGTCATGTCTGGTGTGTCTAGCCTCTTACTGCGAGACTCATCTCCAGCCTCACTATAATGTAGCTCCATTGATGAAGCACAAGCTGGTCAAAGCCACCACACAATTACAGGACAATATCTGCTCTCATCATGACAAACTGATGGAGATTTTCTGCCGGACCGACCAGCAGTGTATCTGTTATCTGTGTACCATGGATGAACATAAAGGCCATGATACAGTCTCAATCACTGCAGAAAAGACTGAGAAACAG AAGCAGATAGGGACAAGTCAGCAGAAGGTCAACCAGAGAGtccaggagagggagaaagagttgaAGGAACTGCAACAGGCTGTGGAGTTTCTCAGC CGCTCTGCACAGGCAGCAGTGGAAGAAAGTGAGAGGATCTTTACAGAGTTGATTGACTCCATCGAGAGAAGGCGCTCGGAGATGAAGGAACTGATCGTAGCCCAGGAGAATTCAGCTGTGAGTCAAGCTGAAGCCCTCATGGAGCGTTTGGAGCAGGAGATCACTGAGCTGAAGAGGAGAGAGTTTGAGCTGGAAAAGctgacacacacagaggatcacatCCATTTCCTGGAG TACTTTGAGGATGTGAGTGAGGCTGTGTCTAACCTGAGAGAGAAACTGGAGGGTATCTTGAAGAGAGAATGGTGCAGAATCTCCACCAGAG TGAATCTAGTGGATGTTCTACACCCACCCGAGCCCAAGACCAGAGCCGACTTCTTACAAT ATTCATGTCGGCTCACCCTGGACGCAAACACGTTATACAGACAACTCTTTCTGTCTGAGCGGAACAGAAAGGTGAAACTGAAGCGCAAAGGCTACTCCTACCACAGTAGTCCAGACAGATTCACTCAATTGTGTCAGGTGCTGTGCAGGGAAGGTCTGTctgggcgctgttactgggaggtggagtggagtgggtggAAGATTTATGCAGGAGTTTCGTATAAAGACATCAGCCGATCTGGGCCTGCAGATGATTGTCAATTTGGACACAATGACAAGTCCTGGAGTTTAGAGTGCTGTAGTAATGGTTACTTTTTCCGACATAATAATGTAAAGACTGAAGTGGCACGCCCTCAGTcctccagagtaggagtgtacctgGATCACCAGGCGggcactctgtccttctacagtgtCTCTGACACAATGACCCTCCTCCACAGTGTCCAGACCAGATTCACGCAGCCCCTCTATCCTGGGTTCTGGCTTCATTGCTTTAAGACCACAGCTGAGTTATGTGAGTTAGACTAG